From a single Sphingobium sp. genomic region:
- a CDS encoding TonB-dependent receptor gives MAFPVHASADTSAAEAIPPSAEEKPAQEIIVTAERIRGSVDTDVPPIDELSADEIEGLGASSVADILTAVAPQAGSGRGRGAGGPPVILLNGQRIGSFRELRDLPPEAIRRVQIFPEELALKYGFRPDQRVVNFILKDNFASFSVETDLALPQDGGFSRKEFETTFTRIGKDNRLNIDFEFESQSRITEDERDIVSSETAAPFALQGNVLSAISGASISPALNALVGRPVTIAAVPGTPTLAGFATTANQPASGNIGEFRTLLPSSQRYSANATWSKVLGPQSNFSLNGRLESEDQQSLLGLPFASLAVPASNATNPFGTDVVVNRYFENPRPLNRERTTQTAQTGFSLNLPVAGWRWALTGDYTLIDSETLTQTNGDFTALRSGITAGTVNPFASTLGNDLLFTAPDTADSSSGTLSMRSTFAGELFDWQAGTAQITLRNGFDRQTIDSVAVRRAIVTSADLTRENINSAFNLELPLVDRGVGALGGIGRLSVNGNMGFTDLSDFGTLIEYGAGLRWQPADNLSFTASIIGDENAPSLGQLGNPLIVTPNVAVFDFTRNESRFIEVVTGGNPGLQAESRRDLKLGVDWSPKFVESLSLQFEYFRNRSDNTTSAFPILTPEIEAAFPGRVTRAANGQLLRLDQRAVNFDQERGQRIRWGFNISGALGAQPSPGGFGRPGTAAPAGARPQAAAAPAPAGARPQGAGAPTGGARPMGMGGPGGGRGGMMMGGMGGPPSRWSIALYHTYRIQEEILIRPGVPVLDLLDGSATSNLGGAPRHELSLNGGLFHKGMGLRFEGSYRGSTRADGSGLPGSTDLYFSDQMAMNLFLFVSLDQRGNLTKKLPWLKGSRIAVRVENLFDDYVKVRDAAGNQPLSYQRGFLDPQGRVVELSFRKRF, from the coding sequence AGCGGAGGCGATTCCGCCAAGCGCGGAGGAAAAGCCGGCGCAGGAAATCATCGTCACCGCCGAACGGATTCGCGGCTCGGTCGATACTGACGTTCCACCCATTGACGAACTATCCGCCGACGAGATTGAAGGACTGGGCGCATCTTCTGTTGCCGATATCCTGACTGCCGTGGCACCACAGGCGGGAAGCGGGCGTGGACGCGGCGCCGGCGGACCTCCGGTCATCCTGCTCAACGGCCAGCGCATCGGCAGTTTCCGCGAATTGCGCGACCTGCCGCCAGAGGCAATCCGCCGGGTCCAGATCTTCCCGGAAGAACTGGCGCTGAAATATGGATTCCGTCCCGACCAGCGCGTGGTGAATTTCATCCTTAAGGACAATTTCGCGTCATTCAGTGTCGAAACCGACCTCGCGCTTCCCCAAGACGGGGGTTTCAGCCGCAAGGAATTTGAAACAACCTTCACCCGCATCGGCAAGGACAACCGGCTCAACATCGATTTCGAATTCGAAAGCCAGAGCCGCATCACCGAGGATGAGCGCGACATAGTGTCTAGCGAGACAGCAGCGCCCTTTGCACTGCAGGGCAATGTCTTGTCAGCCATTTCGGGTGCATCGATTAGCCCGGCGCTAAACGCGCTGGTCGGCCGTCCCGTGACCATCGCCGCTGTACCCGGCACGCCGACACTGGCTGGATTTGCCACGACCGCCAACCAGCCGGCATCGGGCAATATTGGCGAGTTCCGTACCCTGCTGCCCAGTTCGCAGCGCTACAGCGCCAACGCGACATGGAGCAAAGTGCTTGGCCCACAGAGCAATTTTTCGCTGAACGGCCGGCTCGAATCCGAAGACCAGCAGAGCCTTTTAGGATTGCCATTTGCCAGCCTGGCCGTGCCGGCAAGCAACGCTACCAACCCCTTTGGCACAGATGTTGTCGTCAACCGCTATTTCGAAAACCCGCGTCCGCTAAACCGCGAACGCACGACGCAAACCGCGCAGACCGGCTTTTCCCTCAACCTGCCGGTCGCCGGATGGCGCTGGGCACTGACCGGCGACTATACGCTGATCGACAGCGAAACGCTGACCCAGACCAATGGTGATTTCACCGCACTGCGCAGCGGCATCACTGCGGGAACGGTCAATCCCTTTGCTTCCACGCTGGGCAACGACCTTTTGTTCACCGCTCCCGATACCGCCGACAGCAGCAGCGGCACGCTTTCCATGCGCAGCACCTTTGCCGGCGAATTGTTCGACTGGCAGGCAGGAACCGCGCAGATCACCCTGCGCAACGGCTTTGACCGGCAGACGATCGACAGCGTCGCCGTGCGCCGTGCTATCGTCACCTCCGCCGATCTGACGCGTGAGAATATCAACAGTGCGTTCAACCTCGAATTGCCGCTGGTCGATCGCGGCGTCGGCGCGCTGGGCGGCATCGGCAGGCTCTCGGTCAACGGCAATATGGGTTTCACCGACCTTTCCGATTTCGGCACGCTGATCGAATATGGCGCGGGCCTGCGCTGGCAGCCGGCCGATAATCTCAGCTTCACCGCATCGATCATCGGCGATGAAAACGCGCCGTCGCTGGGGCAGCTTGGAAATCCGCTGATCGTCACCCCCAATGTCGCGGTCTTCGATTTTACGCGCAATGAAAGCCGCTTCATCGAAGTCGTCACCGGCGGCAATCCCGGCCTGCAAGCCGAAAGCCGCCGCGACCTGAAACTGGGTGTCGACTGGTCACCGAAATTTGTCGAAAGCCTGTCGCTGCAGTTCGAATATTTCCGCAACCGAAGCGACAACACCACATCGGCTTTCCCGATCCTGACACCCGAAATCGAGGCCGCCTTTCCGGGGCGCGTGACCCGCGCCGCCAATGGCCAATTGCTGCGCCTTGACCAGCGTGCCGTCAATTTTGATCAGGAACGGGGCCAGCGGATCCGCTGGGGTTTCAACATTTCCGGCGCATTGGGCGCCCAGCCCTCGCCTGGCGGCTTTGGCCGACCGGGTACAGCCGCGCCGGCAGGCGCACGCCCGCAAGCCGCTGCCGCCCCCGCCCCCGCAGGCGCGCGTCCGCAAGGCGCTGGTGCGCCGACTGGTGGCGCTAGGCCGATGGGCATGGGCGGGCCAGGCGGCGGTCGCGGTGGGATGATGATGGGTGGCATGGGTGGCCCACCCAGCCGCTGGAGCATCGCGCTCTATCACACTTACCGGATACAAGAGGAAATTCTGATCCGTCCGGGCGTGCCCGTTCTTGATCTGCTCGATGGCTCTGCCACCAGCAATCTGGGCGGCGCGCCGCGGCATGAATTGTCGCTCAATGGCGGCCTATTCCACAAGGGCATGGGACTGCGCTTTGAGGGCAGTTATAGAGGCAGCACACGCGCCGATGGCAGCGGCCTTCCCGGCAGCACCGACCTGTATTTCAGCGACCAGATGGCGATGAACCTGTTTCTGTTTGTCAGCCTCGACCAGCGTGGCAATCTGACCAAGAAACTGCCCTGGCTGAAGGGGAGCCGTATCGCCGTGCGCGTGGAAAACCTGTTCGACGATTATGTGAAGGTGCGCGATGCGGCGGGGAACCAGCCGCTAAGCTATCAGCGGGGCTTTCTGGATCCGCAAGGCCGCGTTGTTGAGTTGAGTTTCCGCAAGCGGTTTTGA
- a CDS encoding transcriptional regulator, with product MTAIFGDAALACFAGNYPEAAHKVEHDLRDHPLLTLNALARLGESLPAASVEYNRGDLPTGVDPESDIANGLSIGDTIRHVDSCRSWAVLKNIEQMPDYRDLLLSLLGELKPLIEAKTGAMLMPQGFIFVSSPQAVTPYHFDPEHNILLQLKGSKTMTQFPAGDPRFAPDETHEGYHTGGHRNLIWRDELAAGGTPWTLVPGEAVFVPVMAPHHVKVGPDPSISLSITWRSDWSYAEADARAFNHLLRKAGLRPLAPGRYPAQNRLKAYGWRIVRKLRKAG from the coding sequence ATGACAGCCATTTTCGGGGACGCGGCGTTAGCCTGCTTTGCGGGCAATTATCCGGAAGCCGCGCACAAAGTTGAGCATGATTTGCGGGACCATCCGTTGCTGACGCTAAATGCGCTGGCGCGGCTGGGCGAAAGCCTGCCTGCAGCGTCGGTTGAATATAATCGGGGCGATCTGCCCACCGGCGTCGATCCTGAAAGCGACATCGCAAACGGCCTGTCGATTGGCGACACGATCCGCCATGTCGATAGCTGCCGCAGTTGGGCGGTGCTGAAGAATATCGAGCAGATGCCCGATTATCGCGATCTGTTGCTGTCGCTGCTGGGCGAACTGAAACCGCTGATCGAGGCGAAAACCGGGGCGATGCTGATGCCGCAGGGGTTCATTTTTGTGTCATCGCCTCAGGCAGTGACGCCCTATCATTTCGATCCCGAACATAACATCCTGCTGCAATTGAAGGGCAGCAAGACGATGACCCAGTTTCCGGCGGGTGATCCCCGTTTTGCGCCAGACGAAACCCATGAAGGCTATCATACGGGCGGGCATCGCAACCTTATATGGCGCGACGAACTGGCTGCGGGCGGAACGCCATGGACGCTCGTTCCGGGCGAGGCGGTGTTTGTCCCTGTGATGGCGCCGCACCATGTAAAGGTCGGCCCCGACCCGTCCATATCATTGTCGATTACATGGCGGAGCGACTGGAGCTATGCCGAGGCAGATGCCCGTGCGTTCAACCATCTGTTGCGCAAGGCAGGGCTGCGACCCCTAGCTCCCGGGCGCTATCCGGCGCAAAACCGGCTTAAGGCCTATGGCTGGCGGATCGTCCGAAAGCTGCGCAAAGCCGGTTGA
- a CDS encoding GNAT family N-acetyltransferase, with translation MDADRAVIDKLDRSPAAQRRGMAVDVRLVTAAEFLCDTGLHAVLGEIAKSPAEPNAFSEYWYLAAAADKLCPGDDLRFAIVSDAEIIGLFPMQHMPAYARLPIAHLQNWLNPNAFLGAPLIRRGHEEAFWSKLLTFLDGHDGGANFLHLRAMAGEGPVMAALHRICAAQKRQIAQVHNEGRALLERGLAPDAYLEQAVRGKKRKELRRQHKRLAELGALNCEHGFGAQGLDGWIDEFLALERRGWKGANGSALDCADKTRAMFRAALQGAHSAGRLDLLALRLDGRAIAMLVNFLCLPGAFAFKTAFDEDYSRFSPGVLLQIENLELLNHADLAWCDSCAAQDHPMIDSIWTGRRAIGRYSVAIGGPLRRAAFAAMIGAEKAKARIRQIVGSSNRIGSGLKQ, from the coding sequence ATGGACGCGGACAGGGCTGTCATCGATAAACTGGATAGGTCGCCAGCGGCGCAGAGGCGCGGCATGGCGGTCGATGTGCGCCTTGTAACTGCTGCAGAATTCCTTTGCGATACGGGCCTGCACGCAGTCTTGGGTGAGATTGCGAAGAGTCCCGCCGAACCCAATGCCTTTTCAGAATATTGGTATCTGGCCGCCGCTGCGGACAAATTATGCCCCGGGGATGATTTGCGTTTTGCGATTGTCAGCGATGCCGAGATTATTGGCTTGTTTCCGATGCAGCATATGCCGGCTTACGCCCGGCTGCCGATTGCGCATCTTCAGAACTGGCTCAACCCCAATGCCTTTCTGGGCGCGCCGTTGATCCGACGCGGTCATGAAGAGGCTTTCTGGTCAAAATTGCTGACTTTCCTCGATGGTCATGACGGTGGAGCGAATTTCCTGCATCTGCGCGCCATGGCGGGCGAGGGCCCTGTGATGGCGGCATTGCACCGCATCTGCGCCGCACAGAAACGCCAGATTGCGCAGGTCCATAACGAGGGGCGCGCGCTGTTGGAACGTGGCCTTGCGCCCGATGCCTATCTTGAACAGGCGGTACGCGGAAAGAAGCGCAAGGAATTGCGTCGTCAGCATAAGCGCCTGGCCGAACTCGGTGCACTCAACTGCGAGCATGGCTTTGGCGCGCAAGGGCTTGATGGCTGGATCGACGAATTTCTCGCGCTCGAACGGCGCGGCTGGAAGGGGGCCAACGGGTCAGCGCTCGATTGTGCAGACAAGACGCGGGCAATGTTCCGCGCTGCGCTACAAGGCGCGCATAGCGCAGGCCGGCTCGACCTGCTGGCATTGCGGCTTGATGGCCGTGCGATCGCAATGCTGGTGAATTTCCTCTGCCTGCCTGGCGCGTTTGCCTTCAAGACCGCGTTTGACGAGGATTATTCGCGCTTTTCGCCGGGCGTTTTGCTGCAGATCGAAAATCTTGAACTTCTCAACCATGCCGACCTTGCCTGGTGCGATAGCTGTGCCGCACAGGACCATCCCATGATCGACAGCATCTGGACGGGGCGGCGCGCCATTGGCCGCTATTCGGTTGCGATCGGTGGCCCGTTGCGGCGTGCGGCATTTGCGGCAATGATCGGTGCAGAAAAGGCCAAGGCAAGGATCAGGCAGATCGTCGGCAGCTCAAACAGGATTGGCAGTGGATTGAAGCAATGA
- a CDS encoding prolyl oligopeptidase family serine peptidase — protein MRMSKLAGLLLSAATLSVSLSVPVSANGGDAGQGAEAKDAIVVNGLRGRAETAVFGKRPFMRSPRLSPDGTKIAVMMSRNGVDNLGWIDLNKPGSAPTFFLAAEEQREVGDRSVASWRWVGNRTIVYTLTSRENINGSRIDMARLVGYDVETGKMTPLAWDETGANGARIMYIDDAKETLLVQRDSIKDGVDYEGNPEVIEVDARTGKYKTVQRSNVLVGSWLVDGKGVVRAGLGGDGSSGKQRLMYRSGPNDTFKTVSNEADPTFTGTQIVPEIFLDEPDMAYATSNKDGFRKVYKINVRTMEVVGEPVFGIKGYDVDNLIATEDDNNLAGVAYTTTKERTRWFDPRLAAVQKFMDEDFGRSNVRVVSSNDGDTKLVLFKGKPNEPGGYFLYDTESGKMQLLGWFHPILKDAELNPTDSIRYKASDGMEIEAVVTYPRNRPHRKNLPVIVMPHGGPFGVRDQEEFGFFPWHQAMAELGYVVIQPNYRGSGGYGKDFVKEGRKPNGYGLRMQDDLNDAVTWFANSGLIDKDRACIMGWSYGGYATARGAQRDPNVWKCAIAGAGVYDFPMMKAFDTRTFGSFGANFQATSDDLIGISSARNTDGPWSPILIVAGLRDARIPIEQSRTLVSRLKGSGKKEGVDFRYVEQPKGTHNLPYEDVHIEWLVEAENWARRFNPAYIATDPDKEPAVTVKVNG, from the coding sequence ATGCGAATGTCTAAATTGGCGGGTTTGCTGTTGTCGGCCGCCACCCTTTCGGTGTCCTTGTCTGTGCCCGTATCGGCCAATGGTGGTGATGCCGGCCAAGGTGCAGAAGCGAAGGATGCGATCGTCGTAAACGGTCTGCGTGGCCGCGCCGAAACCGCTGTTTTTGGCAAGCGCCCGTTCATGCGCTCGCCACGCCTTTCGCCTGACGGCACCAAGATTGCAGTGATGATGTCGCGCAACGGCGTCGATAATCTGGGCTGGATCGACCTCAACAAGCCTGGTTCTGCGCCAACCTTTTTCCTTGCCGCTGAAGAACAGCGCGAAGTGGGTGACCGCTCGGTTGCAAGCTGGCGCTGGGTGGGCAACCGCACGATCGTCTATACGCTGACCTCGCGCGAAAATATCAACGGCAGCCGCATCGATATGGCGCGGCTGGTCGGCTATGATGTCGAAACCGGCAAGATGACGCCGCTGGCCTGGGACGAGACCGGTGCAAACGGCGCACGCATCATGTATATCGACGATGCCAAGGAAACCCTTCTCGTCCAGCGCGACAGCATCAAGGATGGCGTTGACTATGAAGGCAATCCCGAGGTGATCGAGGTTGATGCCCGCACCGGCAAATACAAGACCGTGCAGCGTTCAAACGTCCTCGTCGGCAGCTGGCTGGTTGATGGCAAGGGTGTCGTTCGCGCAGGTCTTGGCGGCGATGGCAGCAGCGGTAAGCAGCGCCTGATGTATCGCTCCGGCCCGAACGATACGTTCAAGACGGTTTCAAACGAGGCGGATCCGACCTTTACCGGTACACAGATCGTTCCCGAAATCTTCCTCGACGAACCGGACATGGCCTATGCCACGAGCAACAAGGATGGGTTCCGCAAGGTTTACAAGATCAACGTCCGCACCATGGAGGTCGTTGGCGAGCCTGTGTTTGGTATCAAGGGCTATGACGTTGATAACCTGATTGCTACCGAAGACGACAATAATCTGGCGGGTGTTGCCTATACGACGACAAAGGAGCGGACCCGTTGGTTTGATCCCCGTCTTGCAGCAGTGCAAAAGTTTATGGATGAGGATTTCGGCCGCAGCAATGTGCGCGTGGTCTCATCCAATGATGGCGATACCAAGCTGGTCCTTTTTAAGGGCAAGCCCAATGAGCCCGGCGGCTATTTTCTCTATGATACCGAAAGCGGCAAGATGCAGCTGCTGGGTTGGTTCCACCCGATCCTGAAGGATGCCGAACTCAACCCGACCGATTCCATCCGCTACAAGGCGTCGGACGGTATGGAGATTGAGGCAGTCGTCACCTATCCGCGCAATCGCCCGCATCGCAAGAATCTGCCGGTGATTGTGATGCCGCATGGCGGCCCGTTCGGCGTGCGCGATCAGGAGGAATTCGGCTTCTTCCCCTGGCATCAGGCGATGGCCGAACTCGGCTATGTCGTGATCCAGCCCAACTATCGTGGTTCAGGCGGTTATGGGAAGGATTTCGTCAAGGAAGGGCGCAAGCCCAATGGTTATGGCCTGCGCATGCAGGATGATCTCAACGATGCGGTCACCTGGTTTGCCAATAGCGGCCTGATCGACAAGGATCGCGCCTGCATCATGGGTTGGTCCTATGGCGGTTATGCCACTGCGCGCGGCGCGCAGCGCGATCCCAATGTCTGGAAATGCGCTATTGCCGGTGCCGGCGTCTATGATTTCCCGATGATGAAGGCGTTTGATACCCGCACCTTCGGTTCATTCGGTGCGAATTTCCAGGCGACGTCAGACGACCTCATTGGCATTTCTTCGGCGCGCAACACCGACGGGCCTTGGTCGCCGATCCTTATCGTTGCCGGTCTGCGCGATGCCCGTATTCCGATCGAACAGTCGCGCACGCTGGTTTCGCGGTTGAAGGGTTCGGGCAAGAAGGAAGGCGTCGATTTCCGTTATGTCGAACAGCCCAAAGGCACGCACAACCTGCCTTATGAAGATGTTCACATCGAATGGCTGGTAGAGGCGGAAAATTGGGCGCGCCGGTTCAACCCGGCCTATATCGCCACCGATCCGGACAAGGAACCTGCAGTGACCGTCAAGGTCAACGGCTGA
- a CDS encoding sodium-translocating pyrophosphatase, translating into MSLTLIAIICGVLAVIYGFVTSRQVLGASAGNEKMQEIAAAIQEGAQAYLGRQYRTIAIVGVVVAVLVAAFLGVIPTIGFVIGAVLSGVAGYIGMNISVRANVRTAAAAQTGLQAGLTMAFRAGAITGMLVAGLALLAIAVFFWYLTDIAMMEPNSRAVVDALVALAFGASLISIFARLGGGIFTKAADVGADLVGKVEAGIPEDDPRNPAVIADNVGDNVGDCAGMAADLFETYVVTVGATMVLIALLVKGVTDSALLMNLMSLPLLIGGVCVVTSIIGTYFVRLGGGTNVMGAMYKGFLVTAVLSVPAIWFSISYAMGGMETDVGGFTGRTLFYCSLLGLIITGLIIWITEYYTGTNYRPVRSIAKASETGHGTNVIQGLAISLESTAMPTIVICAGIIIAYQLAGVIGIAFAATAMLALAGMVVALDAYGPVTDNAGGIAEMAGLDDSVREKTDLLDAVGNTTKAVTKGYAIGSAGLAALVLFAAYTTDLREFFPNLTVNFSLENPYVIVGLLLGALLPYLFGAMGMTAVGRAAGEVVKDVRDQFANDPGIMTFKSKPNYARTVDLVTKAAIKEMIIPSLLPVLAPIAVYFIITAVAGQAEGFAALGALLLGVIVGGLFVAISMTSGGGAWDNAKKYIEDGHHGGKGSEAHKAAVTGDTVGDPYKDTAGPAVNPMIKITNIVALLLLAALAHGAV; encoded by the coding sequence ATGTCTTTGACATTAATCGCAATTATTTGCGGTGTCTTGGCCGTAATCTACGGCTTCGTCACCAGCCGCCAGGTGCTGGGCGCCTCGGCAGGCAATGAAAAAATGCAAGAAATCGCAGCTGCCATTCAAGAAGGCGCACAGGCCTATCTGGGCCGCCAGTATCGCACCATCGCCATTGTTGGTGTGGTCGTTGCTGTGCTTGTTGCCGCGTTCCTGGGCGTCATTCCGACCATCGGCTTCGTCATCGGCGCCGTGCTTTCCGGTGTTGCCGGTTATATCGGGATGAACATCTCGGTGCGTGCGAACGTGCGTACGGCAGCTGCTGCGCAGACCGGCCTGCAGGCTGGCCTGACCATGGCGTTCCGTGCGGGTGCGATCACCGGCATGCTTGTCGCTGGCCTCGCCTTGCTCGCGATTGCCGTGTTCTTCTGGTATTTGACCGATATCGCCATGATGGAACCGAACAGCCGCGCCGTTGTCGACGCTCTGGTTGCTTTGGCATTTGGCGCATCGCTCATCTCGATCTTCGCCCGTCTCGGCGGTGGTATCTTCACCAAGGCTGCAGATGTCGGCGCCGACCTTGTTGGCAAGGTCGAAGCAGGCATTCCGGAAGACGATCCACGCAACCCGGCAGTTATCGCCGACAATGTCGGTGACAATGTCGGTGACTGCGCCGGTATGGCTGCGGACTTGTTCGAAACCTATGTCGTCACCGTTGGCGCAACGATGGTCCTCATCGCGCTTCTGGTGAAGGGCGTAACCGACAGTGCGTTGCTGATGAACCTGATGAGCCTCCCGCTCCTCATTGGCGGTGTGTGTGTCGTAACCTCGATCATCGGTACCTATTTCGTCCGTCTGGGCGGCGGCACCAATGTCATGGGTGCGATGTACAAGGGCTTCCTTGTTACCGCGGTTCTTTCGGTTCCAGCGATCTGGTTCTCGATCAGCTATGCTATGGGCGGCATGGAAACGGATGTGGGCGGTTTCACCGGCCGCACGCTGTTCTACTGCTCGCTGCTCGGCCTGATCATCACCGGCCTGATCATCTGGATCACCGAATATTATACCGGCACCAACTATCGTCCGGTACGGTCGATCGCCAAGGCGTCGGAAACGGGCCATGGCACCAACGTCATTCAGGGTCTGGCTATCAGCCTTGAATCGACCGCCATGCCGACCATCGTGATCTGCGCTGGCATCATCATCGCTTACCAGCTGGCTGGCGTTATCGGGATTGCCTTTGCGGCAACCGCGATGCTTGCACTGGCCGGTATGGTCGTGGCACTCGATGCCTATGGTCCGGTGACGGACAATGCGGGCGGTATCGCCGAAATGGCCGGTCTGGACGACAGCGTTCGTGAAAAGACTGACCTTCTCGATGCCGTTGGCAACACCACCAAGGCCGTGACCAAGGGCTATGCCATCGGTTCGGCAGGTCTTGCCGCACTGGTGCTGTTCGCCGCTTACACGACCGACCTTCGCGAGTTCTTCCCGAACCTGACGGTCAATTTCAGCCTCGAAAACCCCTATGTCATCGTCGGGCTCCTGCTCGGCGCGCTCCTGCCGTACCTCTTCGGTGCGATGGGCATGACCGCTGTGGGTCGTGCGGCTGGCGAAGTGGTGAAGGACGTGCGTGACCAGTTCGCAAACGATCCGGGCATCATGACCTTCAAGTCAAAGCCGAACTATGCGCGTACGGTTGACCTGGTGACCAAGGCGGCGATCAAGGAAATGATCATTCCGTCGCTGTTGCCGGTCCTCGCGCCGATTGCGGTCTATTTCATCATCACGGCTGTTGCAGGCCAGGCAGAGGGCTTTGCCGCTCTCGGTGCGCTCCTGCTCGGTGTGATCGTGGGCGGTCTGTTCGTTGCCATCTCGATGACCTCGGGTGGTGGCGCATGGGATAATGCCAAGAAATATATCGAAGACGGCCATCATGGCGGCAAGGGCAGCGAAGCCCATAAAGCTGCGGTGACGGGCGACACGGTTGGCGATCCTTACAAGGATACGGCTGGTCCTGCCGTCAACCCGATGATCAAGATCACCAACATCGTTGCCCTGTTGCTGCTTGCAGCGCTGGCACATGGCGCTGTCTGA
- the thiL gene encoding thiamine-phosphate kinase — MTTESVFIQMMRAIATDPAARDLRDDAAVIELGGESLILTHDMMAEGVHWLQSADPTDIAWKLVAVNLSDLAAKGARPLGVLLGFMLGDSDWDRRFAEGLGQVLRQYGVPLLGGDTVSNRGDKRAVGLTAIGAATFRPVPSRGGAQPGDLLCVTGVLGDALAGFELIEAGFDPPPALAAAYNRPVPRIDDGKALAPNVTAMMDVSDGLLIDVERIATASGVAIEIDLAKIPLSEDYRACRGENRDSRLQAASWGDDYQLLFTISADIELPVAATIIGQVGEGSGISLLHAGAALPLPPSLGYQHH; from the coding sequence ATGACCACGGAATCCGTTTTCATCCAGATGATGCGCGCTATCGCGACCGATCCCGCTGCGCGCGATTTGCGGGATGACGCGGCGGTGATTGAATTGGGCGGGGAAAGCCTGATCCTGACGCATGACATGATGGCAGAAGGCGTCCACTGGCTGCAATCTGCCGATCCCACCGATATCGCCTGGAAATTGGTCGCGGTGAACCTTTCCGATCTTGCAGCAAAAGGTGCCCGGCCCTTGGGCGTGTTGCTCGGCTTCATGCTGGGCGACAGTGATTGGGACCGCCGCTTTGCAGAGGGGCTGGGGCAGGTGCTGCGGCAATATGGCGTGCCTTTGCTTGGCGGTGATACCGTTTCCAACCGGGGCGACAAGCGCGCCGTCGGGCTGACTGCCATTGGTGCGGCGACCTTCCGGCCAGTGCCCTCGCGCGGTGGTGCACAGCCAGGCGATCTATTGTGTGTTACCGGTGTGTTGGGCGACGCGCTTGCCGGTTTTGAATTGATCGAGGCAGGCTTTGATCCGCCGCCCGCGCTGGCCGCTGCCTATAATCGCCCGGTGCCCCGCATCGATGATGGCAAGGCGCTCGCGCCGAATGTCACGGCGATGATGGATGTATCCGATGGTCTGCTGATCGATGTAGAACGTATCGCCACCGCTAGCGGCGTTGCAATCGAGATTGATCTGGCAAAAATTCCCTTGAGTGAAGACTATCGCGCCTGTCGCGGCGAAAATCGCGACAGCCGCTTGCAGGCGGCAAGCTGGGGCGATGATTACCAGCTGCTCTTTACCATTTCTGCTGACATTGAGCTCCCCGTTGCGGCGACGATTATCGGCCAGGTAGGCGAGGGCAGCGGCATCTCACTCCTTCATGCAGGGGCTGCGCTCCCGCTGCCGCCTTCGCTGGGTTATCAACATCATTGA
- the nusB gene encoding transcription antitermination factor NusB — protein sequence MSKARSAARLAAVQALYQMDMENIGLARLLDEFHAHRLGAEIEDAVYTEAEQSFFDDIVSSVHARRTEIDALIESKLGEQWKIGRLDKTMLQLLRAGTYEIIARPDVPTATVIDEYLDVAHAFFDDKDAKFVNGLLDAVAKEKRA from the coding sequence ATGAGCAAGGCCCGTTCCGCCGCCCGCCTCGCCGCTGTGCAGGCGCTATATCAGATGGACATGGAGAATATCGGCCTTGCCCGATTGCTCGATGAATTTCATGCGCACCGGCTGGGCGCTGAAATTGAGGATGCCGTCTATACCGAGGCCGAGCAGAGCTTTTTCGATGACATTGTCAGCAGCGTCCATGCCCGGCGTACGGAAATCGATGCGCTGATCGAATCGAAACTGGGCGAACAGTGGAAGATTGGTCGTCTGGACAAGACGATGCTGCAATTGCTGCGCGCCGGCACCTATGAAATCATAGCACGCCCTGACGTGCCAACTGCAACCGTGATCGACGAATATCTTGATGTAGCCCATGCGTTTTTCGACGACAAAGATGCGAAGTTCGTCAATGGCCTGCTCGATGCGGTGGCGAAGGAAAAAAGGGCCTAA